A DNA window from Mycolicibacter hiberniae contains the following coding sequences:
- a CDS encoding TetR/AcrR family transcriptional regulator, with translation MSARPDPPATGGRSRANGKSGARPVKLSRDGIVNAALNFLDREGWDALTINALATQLGTKGPSLYNHVHSLGDLRRAMRMRVIDDILEMLTQVGQGRARDDAVLAMAGAYRSYAHHHPGRYSAFTRMPLGGEDPEYTAAATRAAAPVIEVLMSYGLEGERAFHAALEFWAAMHGFVLLEMTGVMDDVDTDAVFADMVRRLASAMDSRTE, from the coding sequence ATGTCAGCTCGACCCGACCCGCCCGCCACGGGGGGTCGCTCGCGCGCCAACGGCAAATCGGGGGCGCGCCCGGTCAAGCTGAGCCGCGACGGCATCGTCAACGCTGCCCTGAACTTCCTGGACCGGGAGGGCTGGGATGCCCTGACTATCAACGCATTGGCCACGCAGCTGGGCACCAAGGGGCCGTCGCTGTACAACCACGTGCACAGCCTGGGCGACCTGCGGCGCGCCATGCGCATGCGTGTCATCGACGACATCCTCGAGATGCTGACCCAGGTCGGCCAGGGCCGCGCCCGCGATGACGCGGTGTTGGCGATGGCCGGCGCCTACCGCAGCTATGCCCACCATCACCCGGGCCGGTATTCGGCGTTCACCCGGATGCCGCTGGGCGGCGAGGACCCGGAGTACACCGCCGCCGCCACTCGCGCTGCCGCCCCGGTCATCGAGGTGTTGATGTCCTATGGCCTCGAAGGGGAGCGGGCTTTTCACGCGGCCCTGGAGTTCTGGGCGGCCATGCACGGATTTGTGCTGCTGGAGATGACCGGAGTCATGGACGACGTCGACACCGACGCCGTCTTCGCCGATATGGTGCGCCGGCTGGCTTCGGCGATGGACAGCCGCACCGAGTAG
- a CDS encoding PaaX family transcriptional regulator C-terminal domain-containing protein translates to MTARSVVLSVLLGAHPASATAGELLRLTAGFGIKETALRVALTRLVAAGDLVRSAEGYGLSERLLERQRRQDAALDPQTTAWGGDWLAVVITSVGCDARTRAGLRAGLSERRFAELREGFWMRPDNIAAELDGLKQHTRLLIARDDNPDELAATLWDLTGWAQTGHELLAAMAEAPDIPARFVVAAAMVRHLRRDPVLPTELLPADWPGARIRSRYAEFADELVSRRDASREAVLQ, encoded by the coding sequence ATGACAGCGCGCTCGGTAGTCCTGTCGGTGCTCCTGGGGGCGCACCCGGCCTCGGCTACCGCGGGTGAATTGTTGCGCCTCACCGCTGGTTTCGGCATCAAGGAGACCGCCTTGCGAGTGGCGCTGACCCGGCTGGTCGCCGCCGGCGACCTGGTGCGCTCCGCCGAGGGCTACGGACTGTCCGAGCGTCTGCTCGAGCGCCAGCGCCGACAGGACGCCGCCCTGGACCCGCAGACCACCGCCTGGGGCGGCGACTGGCTGGCCGTGGTGATCACCAGCGTCGGCTGCGACGCGCGAACCCGGGCGGGCCTGCGGGCGGGGCTGTCCGAGCGGCGGTTCGCCGAACTGCGCGAGGGGTTCTGGATGCGCCCGGACAATATCGCCGCCGAGCTCGACGGCCTGAAACAGCACACCCGGCTGCTCATCGCGCGCGACGACAATCCGGACGAACTGGCTGCCACGCTGTGGGACCTGACCGGGTGGGCCCAGACCGGCCACGAGCTGCTCGCCGCCATGGCCGAGGCGCCGGACATACCGGCCCGCTTCGTCGTCGCCGCAGCCATGGTCCGTCACCTGCGCCGGGACCCGGTGCTGCCCACCGAACTGCTTCCGGCGGACTGGCCGGGGGCGCGAATCCGCAGTCGCTACGCGGAGTTCGCGGACGAACTGGTCTCGCGCCGCGACGCGAGCCGAGAGGCGGTCTTGCAATGA
- a CDS encoding crotonase/enoyl-CoA hydratase family protein, whose product MNDAVRVERSGPVTTVILNRPQARNAVDGPTAAALYQAFDEFERDQAASVAVLWGDHGTFCAGADLKAFGTPAANQTHRSGPGPMGPTRMMLSKPVIAAVSGHAVAGGLELALWCDLRVVEADAVFGVFCRRWGVPLIDGGTVRLPRLIGHSRAMDMILTGRAVNAEEALAIGLANRVVPPGHARRAAERLALDLAELPQGCLRSDRLSALRQWGLTESHALDQEFDSIARVADEALRGADRFAGGAGRHGAKA is encoded by the coding sequence ATGAACGATGCGGTACGTGTGGAGCGCAGCGGCCCGGTCACCACGGTGATCCTCAACCGGCCACAGGCGCGCAACGCCGTCGACGGCCCGACCGCCGCCGCGCTGTATCAGGCCTTCGACGAGTTCGAGCGCGACCAGGCGGCGTCGGTGGCGGTGTTGTGGGGAGACCACGGAACCTTTTGCGCAGGGGCCGATCTCAAAGCATTCGGCACCCCCGCCGCCAATCAGACCCACCGCAGCGGTCCCGGTCCCATGGGGCCCACCCGAATGATGTTGTCCAAACCGGTGATCGCCGCCGTGAGCGGCCACGCGGTGGCCGGGGGCCTGGAACTGGCGCTGTGGTGCGACCTGCGGGTGGTCGAGGCCGACGCGGTGTTCGGGGTCTTCTGCCGGCGATGGGGGGTGCCGCTCATCGACGGCGGCACCGTGCGACTGCCTCGGCTGATCGGGCACAGCCGCGCTATGGACATGATCCTCACCGGCCGGGCGGTGAACGCCGAGGAGGCGCTGGCAATCGGCCTGGCCAATCGGGTGGTCCCCCCCGGCCACGCCCGCCGGGCGGCAGAGCGGTTGGCCCTCGACCTGGCCGAACTGCCGCAGGGCTGCCTGCGTTCGGACCGGTTGTCGGCGTTGCGGCAGTGGGGCTTGACCGAATCCCACGCGCTGGATCAGGAATTCGACAGCATCGCGCGGGTGGCCGATGAGGCGCTGCGCGGGGCGGACCGGTTCGCCGGCGGTGCCGGCCGCCACGGCGCCAAAGCGTGA
- the rpsL gene encoding 30S ribosomal protein S12, which translates to MPTIQQLVRKGRRDKVAKVKTAALKGSPQRRGVCTRVYTTTPKKPNSALRKVARVKLTSQVEVTAYIPGEGHNLQEHSMVLVRGGRVKDLPGVRYKIIRGSLDTQGVKNRKQARSRYGAKKEKS; encoded by the coding sequence ATGCCAACCATTCAGCAGCTGGTCCGTAAGGGCCGCCGCGACAAGGTCGCCAAGGTGAAGACTGCGGCCCTCAAGGGCAGCCCGCAGCGTCGGGGCGTGTGCACCCGCGTGTACACCACCACCCCCAAGAAGCCGAACTCGGCACTTCGCAAGGTGGCGCGTGTCAAGCTGACCAGCCAGGTGGAGGTGACCGCCTACATCCCGGGTGAGGGTCACAACCTGCAGGAGCACTCGATGGTGCTGGTGCGTGGCGGGCGTGTGAAGGACCTGCCGGGTGTGCGCTACAAGATCATTCGCGGCTCGCTGGACACCCAGGGAGTCAAGAACCGCAAGCAGGCCCGCAGCCGCTATGGCGCGAAGAAGGAGAAGAGCTGA
- the rpsG gene encoding 30S ribosomal protein S7, whose product MPRKGPAPKRPLVNDPVYGSQLVTQLVNKVLLDGKKSLAERIVYGALEQAREKTGTDPVVTLKRAMDNVKPALEVRSRRVGGATYQVPVEVRAERSTTLALRWLVSFSRARREKTMIERLANEILDASNGLGAAVKRREDTHKMAEANRAFAHYRW is encoded by the coding sequence ATGCCGCGCAAGGGCCCCGCACCCAAGCGTCCGCTGGTCAACGACCCGGTCTACGGATCGCAGCTGGTCACCCAGCTGGTCAACAAGGTGCTGCTCGACGGCAAGAAGTCGCTGGCCGAGCGCATCGTCTACGGCGCTCTCGAGCAGGCTCGGGAGAAGACCGGTACCGACCCGGTTGTGACGCTCAAGCGTGCGATGGACAACGTCAAGCCGGCGCTGGAGGTCCGCAGCCGCCGCGTCGGTGGTGCCACCTACCAGGTGCCGGTCGAGGTGCGTGCCGAGCGCTCCACCACGCTGGCGCTGCGCTGGCTGGTCAGCTTCTCGCGGGCTCGCCGGGAGAAGACCATGATCGAGCGGCTGGCCAACGAGATCCTGGACGCCAGCAATGGCCTGGGCGCTGCGGTCAAGCGGCGTGAAGACACCCACAAGATGGCCGAGGCCAACCGGGCGTTCGCGCACTACCGCTGGTGA
- the tuf gene encoding elongation factor Tu has translation MAKAKFERTKPHVNIGTIGHVDHGKTTLTAAITKVLHDKYPALNESRAFDQIDNAPEERQRGITINISHVEYQTEKRHYAHVDAPGHADYIKNMITGAAQMDGAILVVAATDGPMPQTREHVLLARQVGVPYILVALNKSDMVDDEELLELVELEVRELLGAQEFDEEAPVVRVSALKALEGDEKWVKSVEDLMDAVDESIPDPVRETDKPFLMPVEDVFTITGRGTVVTGRVERGVINVNEDVEIVGIKPTVTKTTVTGVEMFRKLLDQGQAGDNVGLLIRGIKREDVERGQVVVKPGTTTPHTEFEGQAYILSKDEGGRHTPFFNNYRPQFYFRTTDVTGVVTLPEGTEMVMPGDNTEMTVKLIQPVAMDEGLRFAIREGGRTVGAGRVVKIIK, from the coding sequence GTGGCGAAGGCGAAGTTCGAGCGGACGAAGCCGCACGTCAACATCGGGACCATCGGTCACGTTGACCACGGCAAGACCACGCTGACCGCGGCTATCACCAAGGTTCTGCACGACAAGTACCCGGCCCTCAACGAGTCGCGTGCGTTCGACCAGATCGACAACGCTCCCGAAGAGCGTCAGCGCGGTATCACGATCAACATCTCCCACGTTGAGTACCAGACCGAGAAGCGGCACTACGCCCACGTCGACGCGCCGGGCCACGCCGACTACATCAAGAACATGATCACCGGTGCCGCCCAGATGGACGGCGCGATTCTGGTGGTCGCGGCCACCGACGGCCCGATGCCGCAGACCCGCGAGCACGTGCTGCTGGCCCGTCAGGTCGGTGTGCCCTACATCCTGGTGGCGCTGAACAAGTCCGACATGGTCGACGACGAGGAGCTGCTCGAGCTCGTCGAGCTGGAGGTCCGCGAACTGCTGGGTGCCCAGGAGTTCGACGAGGAGGCCCCGGTGGTCCGGGTGTCGGCTCTCAAGGCCCTCGAGGGCGACGAGAAGTGGGTCAAGTCCGTCGAGGACCTGATGGACGCCGTCGACGAGTCCATCCCGGACCCGGTCCGCGAGACCGACAAGCCGTTCCTGATGCCCGTTGAGGACGTGTTCACGATCACCGGTCGTGGCACCGTGGTCACCGGACGTGTCGAGCGTGGCGTGATCAACGTCAACGAGGACGTCGAGATCGTCGGCATCAAGCCCACCGTCACCAAGACCACCGTCACCGGTGTCGAGATGTTCCGCAAGCTGCTGGACCAGGGTCAGGCCGGTGACAACGTCGGTCTGCTGATCCGTGGTATCAAGCGTGAGGACGTCGAGCGCGGCCAGGTTGTGGTCAAGCCCGGCACCACCACCCCGCACACCGAGTTCGAGGGTCAGGCCTACATCCTGTCCAAGGACGAGGGTGGTCGCCACACGCCGTTCTTCAACAACTACCGTCCGCAGTTCTACTTCCGGACCACGGACGTGACCGGTGTCGTGACGCTGCCGGAGGGCACCGAGATGGTGATGCCCGGTGACAACACCGAGATGACCGTCAAGCTGATCCAGCCCGTCGCCATGGACGAGGGTCTGCGGTTCGCCATCCGCGAGGGTGGTCGTACCGTCGGCGCCGGCCGGGTCGTCAAGATCATCAAGTAG
- a CDS encoding acyl-CoA dehydrogenase family protein, with the protein MADTHIVTNQVLPLEGFNPASSPVLIEALIREGGQWGVDAVTELGALSASQQVQRWGQLADRNRPVLHTHDVVGNRIDEVEYDPAYHELMRAAIAHGLHAAPWADPRPGAHVVRGAQTGVWTAEPGHMCPISMTYAVVPALRNNAELAKTYEPLLTSRVYDPELKVPAAKAGITAGMSMTEKQGGSDVRAGTTQAVPNADGSYALTGHKWFTSAPMCDVFLVLAQAPGGLSCFFLPRILPDGTRNRMRLQRLKDKLGNHANASSEVEYDGATAWLVGQEGRGVSVIIEMVNLTRLDCALGSATSMRMGLARATYHAAHRKAFGAYLIDQPLMRNVLADLAVEAEAATMVAMRMAGATDKAVRGDEREGLLRRLGLAATKYWVCKRATPHAAEAMECLGGNGYIEDSLMPRLYREAPLMGIWEGSGNVSALDTLRALATAPQSVDVLFDELAGAAGQDQRLDSHVAALQTQLAGLGSDLVAAQIQARKVAEDICLALQGALLVRHGHPAVAEAFLATRLAHQWGGAFGTLPAGLDLGPIIERALVKG; encoded by the coding sequence ATGGCCGACACGCATATCGTCACCAACCAGGTACTTCCGCTGGAGGGGTTCAACCCCGCGTCGTCCCCGGTCCTGATCGAGGCACTGATCCGCGAGGGCGGCCAGTGGGGCGTCGACGCGGTCACCGAACTCGGAGCCCTGTCCGCATCCCAGCAGGTGCAACGCTGGGGCCAGCTGGCCGACCGCAACCGCCCGGTGCTGCACACCCACGACGTGGTCGGCAACCGGATCGACGAGGTCGAATACGACCCGGCCTACCACGAGTTGATGCGCGCCGCGATAGCGCACGGCCTGCACGCAGCCCCGTGGGCCGACCCGCGGCCCGGCGCGCACGTCGTCCGCGGCGCGCAGACCGGCGTGTGGACCGCCGAGCCGGGCCACATGTGTCCGATCTCGATGACGTACGCGGTCGTGCCCGCACTACGCAACAACGCCGAACTCGCCAAGACCTACGAGCCGCTGCTGACCAGCCGCGTCTACGACCCCGAGCTGAAGGTGCCGGCAGCCAAAGCCGGAATCACCGCGGGCATGTCGATGACCGAGAAGCAGGGCGGCTCCGATGTGCGCGCCGGAACCACCCAGGCGGTGCCCAACGCCGATGGCAGCTACGCGCTGACCGGCCACAAGTGGTTCACCTCGGCGCCGATGTGCGACGTGTTCCTGGTGCTGGCGCAGGCGCCCGGTGGGCTGAGCTGCTTCTTCCTGCCCCGCATCCTGCCCGACGGCACCCGCAACCGGATGCGGCTGCAGCGGCTCAAGGACAAACTGGGCAACCACGCCAACGCCTCCAGCGAGGTCGAATACGACGGCGCCACCGCGTGGCTGGTGGGACAGGAGGGCCGCGGCGTCTCGGTCATCATCGAGATGGTCAACCTCACCCGGCTGGACTGCGCGCTGGGCAGCGCGACCAGCATGCGGATGGGGCTGGCACGCGCCACCTACCACGCTGCGCACCGCAAGGCGTTCGGCGCGTACCTGATCGATCAACCGCTGATGCGCAACGTGCTGGCGGACCTGGCCGTGGAGGCTGAGGCGGCCACCATGGTCGCGATGCGGATGGCCGGCGCCACGGACAAGGCGGTGCGCGGCGACGAGCGCGAGGGCCTGCTGCGCCGGCTCGGCCTGGCGGCCACCAAGTACTGGGTCTGCAAACGCGCCACGCCGCACGCCGCCGAGGCGATGGAGTGCCTGGGCGGCAACGGCTACATCGAGGACTCGCTGATGCCGCGGTTGTATCGGGAGGCGCCGCTGATGGGCATCTGGGAGGGGTCGGGCAACGTCAGCGCCCTGGACACGCTGCGCGCGCTGGCCACCGCCCCGCAATCGGTCGACGTGCTCTTCGACGAGCTCGCCGGCGCCGCCGGGCAGGATCAGCGCCTCGACTCCCACGTCGCAGCGTTGCAGACCCAACTTGCCGGCCTCGGATCCGACCTCGTCGCCGCCCAGATCCAGGCCCGCAAAGTCGCCGAGGACATCTGCCTGGCGCTGCAGGGTGCGCTGCTGGTGCGCCACGGCCACCCGGCTGTCGCCGAGGCCTTCCTGGCGACCCGGCTCGCGCACCAGTGGGGCGGTGCATTCGGCACCCTGCCGGCCGGTCTGGACCTCGGACCGATCATCGAGCGCGCGCTGGTCAAGGGCTGA
- a CDS encoding DUF3060 domain-containing protein, with protein MTGVRRLYRCPLVAGGIALLAVVLTGCGSPAPKSARIAKSYGGQFSDMLSYASFGATSALDCADGKSLTVAGSNNTLTVRGSCEAVDVSGADNRITIERIGKTLTLTGLNNSVTYRNGEPKVDDRGSGNTVTARR; from the coding sequence GTGACCGGCGTTCGCCGGCTCTACCGCTGCCCGCTGGTGGCCGGCGGGATCGCGCTGCTGGCGGTCGTGCTCACCGGCTGCGGGTCGCCGGCGCCGAAATCCGCGCGGATCGCCAAGAGCTACGGCGGGCAGTTCTCCGACATGCTCAGCTACGCGTCGTTCGGCGCGACGTCGGCCCTGGACTGCGCTGATGGCAAGTCGCTCACCGTGGCCGGTTCCAACAACACGCTGACGGTCCGGGGCAGCTGTGAGGCGGTCGACGTCAGCGGTGCCGACAACCGCATCACCATCGAGCGCATCGGCAAGACGCTGACGCTGACCGGGCTCAACAATTCGGTCACCTATCGCAACGGGGAGCCCAAGGTCGACGATCGCGGGTCGGGCAACACCGTCACCGCGCGACGCTGA
- a CDS encoding DUF3060 domain-containing protein, with the protein MKWTACAGALLALAAGCLGGAASTHAVPGDIHIYGVHETRVLDCDGGTLFVNGVNVTVHAMGSCWAVTMQGSQNTVIAENIVNDVTVYGYDQTVYYHNGDPLLFDRGRELGMTNRLQRVPAA; encoded by the coding sequence ATGAAATGGACCGCGTGTGCCGGCGCGCTGCTGGCTCTGGCAGCCGGTTGCCTGGGCGGCGCCGCGAGCACGCACGCGGTGCCCGGTGACATCCACATCTACGGGGTGCACGAGACGCGCGTTCTGGACTGCGACGGCGGCACGCTGTTCGTCAACGGTGTCAATGTGACCGTCCACGCGATGGGCAGTTGCTGGGCGGTGACCATGCAGGGTTCGCAGAACACCGTGATCGCCGAGAACATCGTCAACGACGTCACCGTGTACGGCTACGACCAGACCGTCTACTACCACAACGGTGATCCACTGCTGTTCGACCGCGGACGCGAGCTGGGGATGACCAACCGGCTCCAACGCGTACCGGCGGCGTGA
- a CDS encoding crotonase/enoyl-CoA hydratase family protein: MRHHIAPVEFDNLRTMTYEVTDRVARITFDRPEHGNAITADTPRELSALVERADLDPNVHVILVSGRGEGFCAGFDLGAYADGSASAGGEDYRGTVLDGKTQAANHRPDKPWDPMTDYQMMSRFVRGFASLMYADKPTVVKIHGYCVAGGTDIALHADQVIAASDAKIGYPPARVWGVPAAGLWAHRLGDQRAKRLLLTGDCITGAQAAEWGLAIEAPDPADLDERTERLVARIAAMPVNQLIMAKLALNTALLQQGVATSRMVSTVFDGVARHTPEGHAFVADAVAHGFRDAVRHRDEPFGDYGRQASGV; the protein is encoded by the coding sequence ATGCGGCACCACATCGCCCCGGTCGAATTCGACAACCTGCGGACCATGACCTACGAGGTCACCGACCGCGTCGCCCGGATCACCTTCGACCGCCCCGAGCACGGCAACGCGATCACCGCCGACACTCCACGGGAACTGTCGGCACTGGTCGAGCGAGCCGATCTGGACCCAAATGTGCACGTGATCCTGGTATCGGGCCGCGGCGAGGGATTCTGCGCGGGCTTCGACCTGGGCGCCTACGCCGACGGGTCCGCATCGGCGGGCGGGGAGGACTACCGCGGCACCGTGCTCGACGGCAAGACCCAAGCCGCCAACCATCGCCCGGACAAGCCGTGGGACCCGATGACCGACTACCAGATGATGAGCCGTTTCGTTCGGGGCTTTGCGTCGCTGATGTACGCCGACAAGCCGACCGTGGTCAAAATCCACGGCTACTGCGTGGCCGGCGGCACCGATATCGCACTGCACGCCGATCAGGTGATCGCGGCATCCGACGCAAAGATCGGGTATCCGCCGGCCCGGGTGTGGGGAGTGCCGGCGGCGGGACTGTGGGCGCACCGGCTCGGCGACCAGCGCGCCAAACGCCTCCTGCTGACCGGCGACTGCATCACCGGCGCGCAGGCCGCCGAATGGGGGCTGGCGATCGAGGCTCCCGATCCGGCCGACCTCGATGAGCGCACGGAGCGCCTGGTGGCCCGCATCGCCGCGATGCCGGTCAACCAGCTGATCATGGCCAAGCTCGCGCTCAACACTGCGCTGCTGCAACAGGGCGTGGCCACCAGCCGGATGGTCAGCACCGTGTTCGACGGGGTGGCACGGCACACGCCCGAAGGCCACGCCTTCGTCGCCGACGCGGTGGCGCATGGGTTCCGCGACGCCGTGCGGCACCGCGACGAGCCGTTCGGGGACTACGGCCGGCAGGCCTCCGGGGTTTAG
- the fusA gene encoding elongation factor G, protein MAQDVLTDLNKVRNIGIMAHIDAGKTTTTERILYYTGVNYKIGETHDGASTTDWMEQEQERGITITSAAVTCFWNKNQINIIDTPGHVDFTVEVERSLRVLDGAVAVFDGKEGVEPQSEQVWRQADKYDVPRICFVNKMDKLGADFYFTVRTIEERLGARPLVIQLPIGAENDFEGIVDLVEMNAKVWRGETKLGETYETIEIPADLADKADEYRTALLEAVAETDEALLEKYLGGEELSTEEIKGGIRKLTVSSELYPVLCGSAFKNKGVQPMLDAVIDYLPSPLDVESVQGHVPGKEDEIISRKPSIDEPFSALAFKIAVHPFFGKLTYVRVYSGKVESGTQVVNSTKGKKERLGKLFQMHSNKENPVDSAFAGHIYAMIGLKDTTTGDTLCDPNNQIVLESMTFPAPVIEVAIEPKTKSDQEKLSLAIQKLAEEDPTFKVHLDQETGQTVIGGMGELHLDILVDRMRREFKVEANVGKPQVAYKETIRRKVEKVEYTHKKQTGGSGQFAKVLIDIEPFTGEDGATYEFENKVTGGRVPREYIPAVDAGAQDAMQYGVLAGYPLVNIKVTLTDGQYHDVDSSEMAFKVAGSQALKKAAAAAQPVILEPIMAVEVTTPEDYMGDVIGDLNSRRGQIQAMEERSGARVVKALVPLSEMFGYVGDLRSKTQGRANYSMVFDSYAEVPAQVSKEIIAKATGE, encoded by the coding sequence GTGGCACAGGATGTGCTGACTGACCTGAACAAGGTCCGCAATATCGGCATCATGGCGCACATCGATGCGGGTAAGACGACGACGACCGAGCGGATCCTGTACTACACCGGCGTCAACTACAAGATCGGTGAGACGCACGACGGTGCCTCCACGACCGACTGGATGGAGCAGGAGCAGGAGCGCGGCATCACCATCACCTCCGCCGCGGTGACCTGCTTCTGGAACAAAAACCAGATCAACATCATCGACACCCCGGGCCACGTCGACTTCACCGTCGAGGTGGAGCGCTCCCTGCGTGTCCTTGATGGCGCCGTTGCCGTGTTCGACGGCAAGGAGGGCGTGGAGCCGCAGTCTGAGCAGGTGTGGCGGCAGGCCGACAAGTACGACGTGCCCCGGATCTGCTTCGTCAACAAGATGGACAAGCTCGGTGCGGACTTCTACTTCACCGTGCGCACCATCGAAGAGCGCCTCGGTGCCCGGCCCCTGGTGATCCAGTTGCCCATCGGTGCGGAGAACGACTTCGAGGGCATCGTCGACCTGGTCGAGATGAACGCCAAGGTGTGGCGCGGCGAGACCAAGCTCGGTGAGACCTACGAGACCATCGAGATCCCGGCCGATCTGGCGGACAAGGCGGACGAGTACCGGACGGCTCTGCTGGAAGCCGTCGCCGAGACCGATGAGGCTCTGCTGGAGAAGTACCTCGGGGGCGAGGAGCTCTCGACCGAGGAGATCAAGGGCGGCATCCGCAAGCTGACGGTCTCTTCGGAGCTCTACCCGGTGCTGTGCGGCAGCGCGTTCAAGAACAAGGGTGTCCAGCCGATGCTGGACGCGGTGATCGACTACCTGCCGTCGCCGCTGGACGTCGAGTCGGTGCAGGGCCACGTGCCCGGCAAGGAAGACGAGATCATCAGCCGCAAGCCCAGCATCGACGAGCCGTTCTCGGCGCTGGCGTTCAAGATCGCGGTGCACCCGTTCTTCGGCAAGCTCACCTACGTTCGGGTGTACTCGGGCAAGGTGGAGTCCGGCACGCAGGTGGTCAACTCGACCAAGGGCAAGAAGGAGCGGCTGGGCAAGCTGTTCCAGATGCACTCCAACAAGGAGAACCCGGTCGACTCGGCGTTTGCCGGCCACATCTACGCGATGATTGGCCTCAAGGACACCACCACCGGCGACACCTTGTGCGACCCGAACAACCAGATCGTGCTGGAGTCGATGACGTTCCCGGCTCCGGTCATCGAGGTGGCCATCGAGCCCAAGACCAAGAGCGACCAGGAGAAGCTGAGCCTGGCGATCCAGAAGCTGGCCGAAGAGGACCCGACGTTCAAGGTGCACCTGGACCAGGAGACCGGCCAGACCGTGATCGGCGGCATGGGCGAGCTGCACCTGGACATCCTGGTGGACCGCATGCGCCGCGAGTTCAAGGTCGAGGCCAACGTCGGCAAGCCGCAGGTGGCCTACAAGGAGACCATCCGCCGCAAGGTGGAGAAGGTCGAATACACCCACAAGAAGCAGACGGGTGGCTCGGGCCAGTTCGCGAAGGTCCTCATCGACATTGAACCGTTCACCGGTGAAGACGGTGCGACCTACGAGTTCGAGAACAAGGTCACCGGTGGCCGCGTGCCCCGCGAGTACATCCCCGCGGTGGACGCCGGGGCCCAGGACGCCATGCAGTACGGCGTGCTGGCCGGCTACCCGCTGGTCAACATCAAGGTCACCCTGACCGACGGTCAGTACCACGACGTCGACTCCTCCGAGATGGCATTCAAGGTTGCCGGCTCGCAGGCGCTGAAGAAGGCTGCCGCTGCCGCGCAGCCGGTGATCCTGGAACCGATCATGGCCGTTGAGGTCACCACGCCCGAGGACTACATGGGCGACGTGATCGGCGACCTGAACTCCCGCCGTGGTCAGATCCAGGCCATGGAGGAGCGCAGCGGTGCGCGTGTCGTCAAGGCGCTGGTGCCGCTGTCGGAGATGTTCGGCTACGTCGGAGACCTCCGGTCGAAGACCCAGGGCCGGGCGAACTACTCCATGGTTTTCGACTCCTACGCCGAAGTGCCGGCGCAGGTGTCGAAGGAGATTATCGCGAAGGCAACGGGCGAGTAA
- a CDS encoding SHOCT domain-containing protein has product MVWRYLKAQFMVLLFGGLVGPIFLICYLGFGRLAGLEWMLYWGIAVTCADVVAAVLWTGYGAKAASRQQYLEQHGVLALAQVVAIHETSTRVNNQPLVKLDLHIEGPGLAPFDTQDRVLATLNRLPVITARRLAVLVDPTTNDFYVDWQRSALLGGTVPARFTLAEDNKTYDLTGHTGPVMKLLQILRAHGIPVQGQIDIRSDPAVRQQVAAVVRQAAEQSTEAAAGRDAVEPRSAGERLQELEVLRQEGVVTDDEYHQKRQQIIAEL; this is encoded by the coding sequence ATGGTATGGCGCTACCTGAAAGCCCAGTTCATGGTTCTGTTGTTCGGCGGGCTGGTGGGGCCCATCTTCCTGATCTGCTACCTGGGCTTCGGCCGGCTGGCGGGACTGGAATGGATGCTCTACTGGGGCATTGCGGTCACCTGTGCTGACGTGGTGGCCGCGGTGCTGTGGACCGGCTACGGAGCGAAGGCCGCGAGCCGGCAGCAGTACCTCGAACAGCACGGCGTGCTGGCCCTGGCGCAGGTGGTCGCCATTCACGAGACCTCGACCCGGGTCAACAACCAGCCGCTGGTCAAACTCGACCTGCACATCGAAGGGCCGGGTCTGGCGCCGTTCGACACCCAGGACCGTGTGTTGGCCACCCTGAACCGGTTGCCGGTGATCACCGCGCGCCGGCTTGCCGTCCTGGTCGACCCCACCACCAACGACTTCTACGTCGATTGGCAGCGCAGCGCGCTGCTGGGCGGCACGGTCCCGGCACGGTTCACCCTCGCCGAGGACAACAAGACCTACGATCTGACCGGCCACACCGGCCCGGTGATGAAGCTTCTGCAGATCCTGCGGGCGCACGGCATCCCGGTGCAGGGCCAGATCGACATCCGCTCCGACCCGGCGGTGCGTCAGCAGGTGGCCGCGGTGGTCCGTCAGGCCGCCGAGCAGAGCACCGAGGCGGCGGCGGGCCGGGACGCCGTCGAGCCGAGATCGGCGGGAGAGCGCCTGCAGGAATTGGAGGTTCTGCGCCAGGAAGGAGTCGTCACCGACGACGAGTACCACCAGAAGCGCCAGCAGATCATCGCCGAGCTATGA